In Seriola aureovittata isolate HTS-2021-v1 ecotype China chromosome 17, ASM2101889v1, whole genome shotgun sequence, a genomic segment contains:
- the brd4 gene encoding bromodomain-containing protein 4 isoform X1 → MDYKMHAKSNDLLDFQKLDALLEKIAHSVSVKRESSEECNGISGALSVESVPGPRLNWCPANTTTPAPAPAPAPAPGPEPMPNPVRMGDGLDTAQMSGSSSSSQGQAQSSGNPVPPECINPDRPKRQTNQLQYLLKVVVKALWKHQFAWPFHAPVDAVKLNLPDYYTIIKIPMDMGTIKKRLENSYYWNAQECIQDFNTMFTNCYIYNKPGDDIVLMAEALEKVFLQKVTEMPQDETEIVVMTGKGRGRGRREGGLNLKPGPIIDSSSTTPQTRGLSNLSAAPQTRGPVQGPPSLPPQPLMQAHVPPTLPSHAPQLGAPYSLGQSDCAPQIPIMTSVPPPAQTPLPPASIQSTAPMLQNPITMTKQRKSQKRKADTTTPTANDQLSESSPAESKSGKTLPRRESTRPTKQMKKEAPDSQHHIGMGIGLSAPSGGHSPKPQDQLGYCASLVREMLSKKHAAYAWPFHKPVDVDALGLHDYHDIIKHPMDLSTIKAKLENRQYREPQEFAADVRLMFSNCYKYNPPDHEVVAMARKLQDVFEMRFAKMPDEPESKPLVSAPAPTLHHPAPVKPQPPLAHVASSSDSSSDSSSESESSTDDSEEERAQRLAELQEQLKAVHEQLAALSQPQASKPKRKEKEKKEKKKDKHKKKGSMAGLVDEIQDATPVPQLSKKTKNSNNSNKELIPKKKPSKKEGMKSNHPSNMQPVPSLEDDLGAAGSSATGEKCKPMTYEEKRQLSLDINKLPGDKLGRVVHIIQSREPSLKNSNPDEIEIDFETLKPSTLRELERYVSSCLRKKKKVPVEKTVESLATSKKTGSSSESSGSSSDSETEATGIIKQQKKKGQSVKEGKKTHPHTQSGPVQPGLNSQPAGLQSSSQMKHHQQQQQQQQQQQQQQQQQPSPAGFMAPPVAALESSQLLETSFESLPPFGQPLMHLSHHTGNSSSPPPPHLNAHSGPASPETHPFLNQHPVLPSPALHSSMPQQPSRPSHKAAPLHPKPPQQQPAPPQQQPTLQQQQQQQQQHQQQQQLQPQSAAPPQHQLPSQILHPPQPLHQRPMSPPTLTPQGLLSSQPPQMLLEDDEEPGSTTPMNQVQLYLQQFQQARQPQQSMQSLQAQARQQQQQQQQQQQQQQGPPSLLQSVQGQAQLSSQTTLPTPQLPVQSQAQPAPSLQAPPQQMPLHQARHMQHTQQQQQQAQQQQLNYQQGPGLAGQSQGSQHKVSMPTNKAQQIIQQQQEQPSPRPTKADPYNTGHMRDNPSPLMMHSPQLPQYPPVSHQSPPHNMQPKKQRAPVSQGGLKEEKLPPSPVMRGEPFNPAMRPDHHKHPDNKPSQPGHSQQNVKSMDSSRPVIRSSEPSVPPSSLQEKDKFKQESKVPIAPKKVQDVKLKNMGSWASLAQKSTSTPLSAVKSSSDSFEQFRRAAREKEEREKALKAQAEQAEKDRLRREQDKLRGRDEEDVMEPSRRVHEEPRRRLEQQHIQVPSQQQQQQQQQQQQQQQQQQQQQQQQQQQEPQPTTIQQPPQPPTPPQPTTQNPLDQQRELARRREQERRRREAMAATIDMNFQSDLMAIFEENLF, encoded by the exons aGAGTCCAGCGAGGAGTGCAATGGGATCAGCGGTGCTCTGTCAGTGGAGTCTGTGCCGGGGCCAAGACTGAACTGGTGTCCTGCCAACACCACTACCCCTGCccctgctccagctccagctcccgCTCCGGGGCCCGAGCCCATGCCCAACCCTGTAAGAATGGGTGACGGCCTGGACACTGCGCAGATGtcgggcagcagcagcagcagccaggggCAGGCCCAGTCGTCGGGCAACCCCGTACCCCCAGAGTGCATCAATCCCGACAGGCCAAAGCGCCAGACCAATCAGCTGCAGTATCTGCTCAAGGTGGTGGTGAAGGCCCTGTGGAAACACCAGTTTGCCTGGCCCTTTCATGCACCAGTGGATGCAGTCAAACTTAACCTGCCT GACTACTACACAATAATCAAAATTCCTATGGACATGGGAACAATCAAGAAAAGGCTTGAGAACAGTTACTACTGGAATGCCCAAGAATGTATTCAAGACTTCAACACGATGTTTACCAACTGCTACATATACAACAAG CCTGGAGATGACATAGTCTTAATGGCTGAGGCTCTGGAGAAGGTTTTCCTCCAAAAGGTCACAGAAATGCCTCAGGATGAAACTGAGATTGTTGTCATGACAGGGAAAGGACGTGGACggggcaggagagagggag GTCTGAACTTGAAACCAGGGCCCATCATTGATTCTTCGTCCACGACTCCGCAAACTCGTGGTCTGTCCAACCTCTCAGCAGCGCCGCAGACCAGAGGACCAGTGCAGGGCCCGCCTTCACTACCTCCCCAGCCTTTGATGCAGGCCCACGTGCCCCCAACGTTACCTAGCCATGCGCCACAGCTTGGAGCTCCCTACTCCCTGGGCCAATCAGACTGCGCTCCTCAAATTCCCATCATGACTTCTGTGCCTCCCCCTGCTCAGACACCCCTTCCCCCAGCATCCATCCAGAGCACTGCCCCCATGCTGCAGAATCCTATAACCATGACCAAA CAAAGAAAGAGCCAGAAAAGGAAAGCAGACACTACAACGCCCACAGCAAATGACCAACTCAGTGAATCTTCGCCAGCAGAGTCCAAATCTGGGAAGACACTACCCAGACGAGAGAGTACCAGACCTACGAAACAGATGAAGAAGGAAGCTCCAGACTCTCAGCATCACATAGGCATGGGGATTGGACTCAGCGCACCAAGTGGAGGTCATAGCCCCAAACCACAAGATCAGCTGGGATATTGTGCTAGTCTGGTTAGGGAGATGCTGTCTAAGAAGCATGCTGCTTACGCCTGGCCGTTCCACAAACCTGTCGATGTGGATGCACTGGGACTACACGATTATCACGATATCATCAAACATCCCATGGACCTCAGCACCATCAAG GCCAAGCTGGAGAACAGGCAATACCGTGAACCCCAGGAGTTTGCTGCTGATGTACGATTAATGTTTTCCAACTGCTACAAATATAATCCACCAGACCATGAAGTGGTAGCTATGGCACGAAAATTACAG GATGTCTTTGAGATGCGATTTGCCAAGATGCCAGATGAACCTGAGAGCAAGCCTCTGGTTTCTGCCCCAGCCCCTACACTTCACCATCCTGCCCCTGTTAAGCCCCAGCCTCCTTTGGCCCATGTCGCCTCATCTTCAGACAGTTCCAGTGACTCAtcctctgagtctgagtcttcCACAGATGACTCTGAAGAGGAGAGAGCCCAGAGGTTGGCAGAGCTCCAGGAACAG TTGAAGGCTGTTCACGAGCAGCTGGCCGCCCTGTCTCAACCACAAGCCAGCaaaccaaagagaaaagagaaggaaaagaaagagaagaaaaaagataagCATAAGAAGAAAGGAAGCATGGCTGGCCTAGTAGATGAAATCCAGGATGCTACACCTGTTCCACAGCTCTCCAAGAAGACCAAGAACAGTAACAATAGTAACAAAGAGCTTATTCCCAAGAAGAAACCCAG TAAAAAGGAGGGGATGAAAAGCAACCATCCCTCCAACATGCAGCCAGTTCCCAGCCTGGAAGATGACCTGGGGGCAGCTGGGTCATCAGCTACAGGGGAAAAGTGCAAGCCTATGACATACGAGGAGAAGAGGCAGTTAAGCTTGGACATCAACAAGCTTCCTGGTGACAAGCTTGGTCGTGTAGTGCATATTATCCAGTCCAGAGAGCCCTCACTCAAAAACTCAAACCCTGATGAGATTGAGATTGACTTTGAGACACTAAAGCCTTCTACTCTACGCGAGCTGGAAAGATATGTGTCTTCCTGCCTCcgcaagaagaaaaaagttcCAG TTGAGAAGACTGTGGAGTCCTTGGCTACCTCCAAAAAGACTGGATCTTCTTCAGAGAGCAGTGGCTCCAGCTCAGACAGTGAAACTGAGGCGACAG GAattataaaacagcagaagaagaagggcCAGTCTGTGAAGGAGGGGAAGAAGACACATCCTCACACTCAGAGCGGCCCTGTTCAGCCTGGGCTTAATTCCCAACCTGCAGGCCTTCAGTCCAGCAGTCAGATGAAgcaccatcagcagcagcagcagcagcagcagcagcagcagcagcagcagcagcagcagccatctcCTGCAGGCTTCATGGCTCCTCCTGTAGCTGCTCTCGAGTCTTCCCAGTTACTGGAGACTAGCTTTGAGTCCCTGCCGCCTTTCGGTCAACCCCTCATGCATCTGTCCCACCACACAGGCAACTCCTCCTCACCGCCACCTCCACACCTCAATGCTCATTCTGGGCCGGCGTCACCAGAGACCCACCCCTTCCTCAACCAGCATCCCGTCCTCCCATCTCCAG CCTTGCACAGTTCCATGCCTCAGCAGCCTTCTCGACCCAGTCATAAGGCAGCGCCTCTTCATCCTAAACCCCCTCAACAGCAACCAGcccctcctcagcagcagccaaccctgcagcagcagcagcagcagcaacaacagcatcaacagcagcagcaactgcagCCTCAGtcagcagcaccaccacagcATCAGCTCCCTTCTCAGATCCTCCACCCTCCTCAGCCTCTGCACCAGCGGCCCATGTCCCCCCCAACGCTCACACCCCAGGGCTTGCTGTCTTCCCAGCCTCCCCAGATGCTGCtagaggatgatgaagagccAGGGTCGACAACACCTATGAACCAAGTACAGTTATACCTACAGCAGTTCCAGCAAGCCCGTCAGCCCCAGCAGTCCATGCAGTCGCTCCAGGCGCAGGCtcgtcagcagcagcagcagcagcagcagcagcaacaacaacaacaaggacCGCCTTCTCTTCTGCAGTCTGTCCAGGGACAAGCCCAACTCTCTTCTCAGACCACGCTGCCTACTCCCCAGCTGCCTGTTCAGTCCCAGGCTCAGCCAGCCCCATCACTTCAGGCCCCACCCCAACAGATGCCTCTACACCAGGCCCGCCACATGCAGCAtactcagcagcagcaacagcaggcacaacagcagcaactgaaCTACCAGCAGGGTCCTGGACTAGCTGGTCAGTCCCAGGGATCACAACACAAAGTATCCATGCCCACCAACAAAGCACAACAgatcatccagcagcagcaagaaCAGCCCTCCCCTCGCCCGACCAAGGCTGACCCTTACAACACAG GTCACATGAGGGACAACCCATCCCCTCTCATGATGCATTCCCCACAACTTCCCCAGTATCCACCTGTGTCTCACCAGTCTCCACCTCACAACATGCAGCCCAAAAAG CAGAGGGCCCCTGTGAGCCAAGGTGGGTTAAAGGAAGAGAAACTTCCTCCATCACCAGTGATGAGAGGAGAGCCATTTAATCCTGCAATGAGACCAGACCATCAcaaacatcctgacaacaaGCCTTCTCAACCAGGCCACAGCCAACAGA ATGTGAAGTCCATGGACAGCTCGCGACCGGTCATTCGCTCTTCTGAGCCCAGTGTGCCGCCTTCCTCTCTGCAAGAGAAAGATAAGTTCAAGCAGGAGTCCAAGGTGCCCATTGCCCCCAAAAAAGTACAG gATGTGAAACTAAAGAATATGGGCTCATGGGCCAGCCTGGCACAGAAGTCCACATCTACGCCCTTATCTGCAGTGAAATCATCGAGTGACAGTTTTGAGCAGTTCCGCCGTGCTGCCcgggagaaagaggagagggagaaagccCTGAAGGCCCAAGCTGAGCAGGCAGAAAAAGACCGGCTACGCAGAGAGCAGGACAAACTACG AGGTCGGGATGAAGAGGACGTCATGGAGCCAAGCAGAAGGGTGCACGAGGAGCCACGCAGACGTCTGGAACAGCAGCACATCCAAGTCCcttcacaacaacagcagcagcaacagcagcaacagcagcagcagcagcagcagcagcagcagcaacagcagcagcagcagcagcaggagcccCAGCCGACTACCATTCAGCAGCCTCCTCAACCCCCCACACCGCCGCAGCCCACCACACAAAACCCACTAGACCAACAGAGGGAGCTAGCACGCCGccgagagcaggagaggaggaggcgagAAGCG atGGCAGCAACTATTGACATGAATTTCCAAAGTGACTTAATGGCTATCTTTGAGGAGAACCTGTTTTGA
- the brd4 gene encoding bromodomain-containing protein 4 isoform X2 → MPNPVRMGDGLDTAQMSGSSSSSQGQAQSSGNPVPPECINPDRPKRQTNQLQYLLKVVVKALWKHQFAWPFHAPVDAVKLNLPDYYTIIKIPMDMGTIKKRLENSYYWNAQECIQDFNTMFTNCYIYNKPGDDIVLMAEALEKVFLQKVTEMPQDETEIVVMTGKGRGRGRREGGLNLKPGPIIDSSSTTPQTRGLSNLSAAPQTRGPVQGPPSLPPQPLMQAHVPPTLPSHAPQLGAPYSLGQSDCAPQIPIMTSVPPPAQTPLPPASIQSTAPMLQNPITMTKQRKSQKRKADTTTPTANDQLSESSPAESKSGKTLPRRESTRPTKQMKKEAPDSQHHIGMGIGLSAPSGGHSPKPQDQLGYCASLVREMLSKKHAAYAWPFHKPVDVDALGLHDYHDIIKHPMDLSTIKAKLENRQYREPQEFAADVRLMFSNCYKYNPPDHEVVAMARKLQDVFEMRFAKMPDEPESKPLVSAPAPTLHHPAPVKPQPPLAHVASSSDSSSDSSSESESSTDDSEEERAQRLAELQEQLKAVHEQLAALSQPQASKPKRKEKEKKEKKKDKHKKKGSMAGLVDEIQDATPVPQLSKKTKNSNNSNKELIPKKKPSKKEGMKSNHPSNMQPVPSLEDDLGAAGSSATGEKCKPMTYEEKRQLSLDINKLPGDKLGRVVHIIQSREPSLKNSNPDEIEIDFETLKPSTLRELERYVSSCLRKKKKVPVEKTVESLATSKKTGSSSESSGSSSDSETEATGIIKQQKKKGQSVKEGKKTHPHTQSGPVQPGLNSQPAGLQSSSQMKHHQQQQQQQQQQQQQQQQQPSPAGFMAPPVAALESSQLLETSFESLPPFGQPLMHLSHHTGNSSSPPPPHLNAHSGPASPETHPFLNQHPVLPSPALHSSMPQQPSRPSHKAAPLHPKPPQQQPAPPQQQPTLQQQQQQQQQHQQQQQLQPQSAAPPQHQLPSQILHPPQPLHQRPMSPPTLTPQGLLSSQPPQMLLEDDEEPGSTTPMNQVQLYLQQFQQARQPQQSMQSLQAQARQQQQQQQQQQQQQQGPPSLLQSVQGQAQLSSQTTLPTPQLPVQSQAQPAPSLQAPPQQMPLHQARHMQHTQQQQQQAQQQQLNYQQGPGLAGQSQGSQHKVSMPTNKAQQIIQQQQEQPSPRPTKADPYNTGHMRDNPSPLMMHSPQLPQYPPVSHQSPPHNMQPKKQRAPVSQGGLKEEKLPPSPVMRGEPFNPAMRPDHHKHPDNKPSQPGHSQQNVKSMDSSRPVIRSSEPSVPPSSLQEKDKFKQESKVPIAPKKVQDVKLKNMGSWASLAQKSTSTPLSAVKSSSDSFEQFRRAAREKEEREKALKAQAEQAEKDRLRREQDKLRGRDEEDVMEPSRRVHEEPRRRLEQQHIQVPSQQQQQQQQQQQQQQQQQQQQQQQQQQQEPQPTTIQQPPQPPTPPQPTTQNPLDQQRELARRREQERRRREAMAATIDMNFQSDLMAIFEENLF, encoded by the exons ATGCCCAACCCTGTAAGAATGGGTGACGGCCTGGACACTGCGCAGATGtcgggcagcagcagcagcagccaggggCAGGCCCAGTCGTCGGGCAACCCCGTACCCCCAGAGTGCATCAATCCCGACAGGCCAAAGCGCCAGACCAATCAGCTGCAGTATCTGCTCAAGGTGGTGGTGAAGGCCCTGTGGAAACACCAGTTTGCCTGGCCCTTTCATGCACCAGTGGATGCAGTCAAACTTAACCTGCCT GACTACTACACAATAATCAAAATTCCTATGGACATGGGAACAATCAAGAAAAGGCTTGAGAACAGTTACTACTGGAATGCCCAAGAATGTATTCAAGACTTCAACACGATGTTTACCAACTGCTACATATACAACAAG CCTGGAGATGACATAGTCTTAATGGCTGAGGCTCTGGAGAAGGTTTTCCTCCAAAAGGTCACAGAAATGCCTCAGGATGAAACTGAGATTGTTGTCATGACAGGGAAAGGACGTGGACggggcaggagagagggag GTCTGAACTTGAAACCAGGGCCCATCATTGATTCTTCGTCCACGACTCCGCAAACTCGTGGTCTGTCCAACCTCTCAGCAGCGCCGCAGACCAGAGGACCAGTGCAGGGCCCGCCTTCACTACCTCCCCAGCCTTTGATGCAGGCCCACGTGCCCCCAACGTTACCTAGCCATGCGCCACAGCTTGGAGCTCCCTACTCCCTGGGCCAATCAGACTGCGCTCCTCAAATTCCCATCATGACTTCTGTGCCTCCCCCTGCTCAGACACCCCTTCCCCCAGCATCCATCCAGAGCACTGCCCCCATGCTGCAGAATCCTATAACCATGACCAAA CAAAGAAAGAGCCAGAAAAGGAAAGCAGACACTACAACGCCCACAGCAAATGACCAACTCAGTGAATCTTCGCCAGCAGAGTCCAAATCTGGGAAGACACTACCCAGACGAGAGAGTACCAGACCTACGAAACAGATGAAGAAGGAAGCTCCAGACTCTCAGCATCACATAGGCATGGGGATTGGACTCAGCGCACCAAGTGGAGGTCATAGCCCCAAACCACAAGATCAGCTGGGATATTGTGCTAGTCTGGTTAGGGAGATGCTGTCTAAGAAGCATGCTGCTTACGCCTGGCCGTTCCACAAACCTGTCGATGTGGATGCACTGGGACTACACGATTATCACGATATCATCAAACATCCCATGGACCTCAGCACCATCAAG GCCAAGCTGGAGAACAGGCAATACCGTGAACCCCAGGAGTTTGCTGCTGATGTACGATTAATGTTTTCCAACTGCTACAAATATAATCCACCAGACCATGAAGTGGTAGCTATGGCACGAAAATTACAG GATGTCTTTGAGATGCGATTTGCCAAGATGCCAGATGAACCTGAGAGCAAGCCTCTGGTTTCTGCCCCAGCCCCTACACTTCACCATCCTGCCCCTGTTAAGCCCCAGCCTCCTTTGGCCCATGTCGCCTCATCTTCAGACAGTTCCAGTGACTCAtcctctgagtctgagtcttcCACAGATGACTCTGAAGAGGAGAGAGCCCAGAGGTTGGCAGAGCTCCAGGAACAG TTGAAGGCTGTTCACGAGCAGCTGGCCGCCCTGTCTCAACCACAAGCCAGCaaaccaaagagaaaagagaaggaaaagaaagagaagaaaaaagataagCATAAGAAGAAAGGAAGCATGGCTGGCCTAGTAGATGAAATCCAGGATGCTACACCTGTTCCACAGCTCTCCAAGAAGACCAAGAACAGTAACAATAGTAACAAAGAGCTTATTCCCAAGAAGAAACCCAG TAAAAAGGAGGGGATGAAAAGCAACCATCCCTCCAACATGCAGCCAGTTCCCAGCCTGGAAGATGACCTGGGGGCAGCTGGGTCATCAGCTACAGGGGAAAAGTGCAAGCCTATGACATACGAGGAGAAGAGGCAGTTAAGCTTGGACATCAACAAGCTTCCTGGTGACAAGCTTGGTCGTGTAGTGCATATTATCCAGTCCAGAGAGCCCTCACTCAAAAACTCAAACCCTGATGAGATTGAGATTGACTTTGAGACACTAAAGCCTTCTACTCTACGCGAGCTGGAAAGATATGTGTCTTCCTGCCTCcgcaagaagaaaaaagttcCAG TTGAGAAGACTGTGGAGTCCTTGGCTACCTCCAAAAAGACTGGATCTTCTTCAGAGAGCAGTGGCTCCAGCTCAGACAGTGAAACTGAGGCGACAG GAattataaaacagcagaagaagaagggcCAGTCTGTGAAGGAGGGGAAGAAGACACATCCTCACACTCAGAGCGGCCCTGTTCAGCCTGGGCTTAATTCCCAACCTGCAGGCCTTCAGTCCAGCAGTCAGATGAAgcaccatcagcagcagcagcagcagcagcagcagcagcagcagcagcagcagcagcagccatctcCTGCAGGCTTCATGGCTCCTCCTGTAGCTGCTCTCGAGTCTTCCCAGTTACTGGAGACTAGCTTTGAGTCCCTGCCGCCTTTCGGTCAACCCCTCATGCATCTGTCCCACCACACAGGCAACTCCTCCTCACCGCCACCTCCACACCTCAATGCTCATTCTGGGCCGGCGTCACCAGAGACCCACCCCTTCCTCAACCAGCATCCCGTCCTCCCATCTCCAG CCTTGCACAGTTCCATGCCTCAGCAGCCTTCTCGACCCAGTCATAAGGCAGCGCCTCTTCATCCTAAACCCCCTCAACAGCAACCAGcccctcctcagcagcagccaaccctgcagcagcagcagcagcagcaacaacagcatcaacagcagcagcaactgcagCCTCAGtcagcagcaccaccacagcATCAGCTCCCTTCTCAGATCCTCCACCCTCCTCAGCCTCTGCACCAGCGGCCCATGTCCCCCCCAACGCTCACACCCCAGGGCTTGCTGTCTTCCCAGCCTCCCCAGATGCTGCtagaggatgatgaagagccAGGGTCGACAACACCTATGAACCAAGTACAGTTATACCTACAGCAGTTCCAGCAAGCCCGTCAGCCCCAGCAGTCCATGCAGTCGCTCCAGGCGCAGGCtcgtcagcagcagcagcagcagcagcagcagcaacaacaacaacaaggacCGCCTTCTCTTCTGCAGTCTGTCCAGGGACAAGCCCAACTCTCTTCTCAGACCACGCTGCCTACTCCCCAGCTGCCTGTTCAGTCCCAGGCTCAGCCAGCCCCATCACTTCAGGCCCCACCCCAACAGATGCCTCTACACCAGGCCCGCCACATGCAGCAtactcagcagcagcaacagcaggcacaacagcagcaactgaaCTACCAGCAGGGTCCTGGACTAGCTGGTCAGTCCCAGGGATCACAACACAAAGTATCCATGCCCACCAACAAAGCACAACAgatcatccagcagcagcaagaaCAGCCCTCCCCTCGCCCGACCAAGGCTGACCCTTACAACACAG GTCACATGAGGGACAACCCATCCCCTCTCATGATGCATTCCCCACAACTTCCCCAGTATCCACCTGTGTCTCACCAGTCTCCACCTCACAACATGCAGCCCAAAAAG CAGAGGGCCCCTGTGAGCCAAGGTGGGTTAAAGGAAGAGAAACTTCCTCCATCACCAGTGATGAGAGGAGAGCCATTTAATCCTGCAATGAGACCAGACCATCAcaaacatcctgacaacaaGCCTTCTCAACCAGGCCACAGCCAACAGA ATGTGAAGTCCATGGACAGCTCGCGACCGGTCATTCGCTCTTCTGAGCCCAGTGTGCCGCCTTCCTCTCTGCAAGAGAAAGATAAGTTCAAGCAGGAGTCCAAGGTGCCCATTGCCCCCAAAAAAGTACAG gATGTGAAACTAAAGAATATGGGCTCATGGGCCAGCCTGGCACAGAAGTCCACATCTACGCCCTTATCTGCAGTGAAATCATCGAGTGACAGTTTTGAGCAGTTCCGCCGTGCTGCCcgggagaaagaggagagggagaaagccCTGAAGGCCCAAGCTGAGCAGGCAGAAAAAGACCGGCTACGCAGAGAGCAGGACAAACTACG AGGTCGGGATGAAGAGGACGTCATGGAGCCAAGCAGAAGGGTGCACGAGGAGCCACGCAGACGTCTGGAACAGCAGCACATCCAAGTCCcttcacaacaacagcagcagcaacagcagcaacagcagcagcagcagcagcagcagcagcagcaacagcagcagcagcagcagcaggagcccCAGCCGACTACCATTCAGCAGCCTCCTCAACCCCCCACACCGCCGCAGCCCACCACACAAAACCCACTAGACCAACAGAGGGAGCTAGCACGCCGccgagagcaggagaggaggaggcgagAAGCG atGGCAGCAACTATTGACATGAATTTCCAAAGTGACTTAATGGCTATCTTTGAGGAGAACCTGTTTTGA